CACTAAACGCCAATTTAAGGATGCCGCGAGACGGCGCGTACGCGTCTCAGGCCGCGGCCGGCGGGGTCACGGTCAGGACCGCGTAGAGCGCTTCGGCATCACGGGACTCGCGAAGCTTGCGGGCGATATCGCGGTCGCGCAGCAACCGCGCGATCCGGGCCAAAGCCTTGAGATGATCGGCCCCGGCGCCTTCCGGGGCCAACAAGAGAAAAACCAGGTCAACCGGTTGACCGTCGAGCGCGTCAAAATCGACGGGGCGCTCCAGGCGCGCAAACAGACCGAACAGCCGCTCGAGCTTGGCAAGTTTCCCATGCGGAATGGCGATGCCGTTGCCGATCCCGGTCGACCCCAGCTTCTCGCGCTGCAGCAGCGTCTCAAAGACGCCACGCTCGTTCTGATCCGTCAGCTT
This genomic interval from Alphaproteobacteria bacterium contains the following:
- the ptsN gene encoding PTS IIA-like nitrogen regulatory protein PtsN: MPLNDLVAPNAVIPALKVNSKKQALQELAAKAAKLTDQNERGVFETLLQREKLGSTGIGNGIAIPHGKLAKLERLFGLFARLERPVDFDALDGQPVDLVFLLLAPEGAGADHLKALARIARLLRDRDIARKLRESRDAEALYAVLTVTPPAAA